From Apilactobacillus bombintestini:
ATGATATGTTAATTAGTGAAGCTGAAAAGATTTATGATCCCGTGGCTAAGCTATTGTATGATAAATATAATATCGAACATGTAACTTTGCAGGCGGAAGTAGAACGCGGCAAAAAAGAAGATTTATATTTTGAAAAAAAGACTGATATCTAATAAACTAAAAAAAGCACCTTACTTAAAAGTAAGATGCTTTTTTGTGGTTTTATGTTAAATTCCGTCTGGAATAGATTGATATTTCTTGTCGTACCATTCTTCCCAAGGACATTCGGAGCTACCATTAGCTAGATATTTCATATCTAGTTGACTTAATAACTTCTTGTAACTGTGGTTGCAATAGGTGATGGTATCTTTGGCAGCATGTTCCAAAGCTTCGTATTTGTTACGATATGCTTCTTCATTAATTTGCCAAAGCATAGATTGATCTGAAACTTGACTTAGAAGTTCCATATTGTTTCCACGATAACATTTAACGTAGAATCTACTAAAATCTTTGATACTAGTAACTTGGGCTTGGTCGTTAAGCTCATCAAAAGAGTACAATTTTTCTCCCATTTTTTCTGCCTCACTTTCGTATCTTGGATATTTAAAACAATACCCATAAGTCAATTATATAATTTTTTCGGAAAATTCAAAATAAAAATGGTAGAATAGAGCACAAAGACTAATAAAAATAATAATAATTTTTTTAATTTAGGAGATTTGCATATAAATGACACCCAAAAAAGAAGACTATTTAAAAATTATCTTTGAACTCGGTGGAACAAAAGACAAGGTTTCTAATAAGCGCATTTCCATAAGTTTAGATATTTCTCCTGGATCAGTTACTGAAATGATAAATAAATTGGTTAGCGAAAATTTAGTTGAACACGAACCATATACTGGTGTTCGATTAACCGCAAAGGGAGCTAAACTCGCTGAAGGTTTAGTTCGTAAGCATCGTATCTGGGAGAGCTTCTTAGTTAACGAACTAGGTTATCCACTCTTAGATGTTGATAAAGAAGCGGAAGTACTAGAACATGTAACTAGCAGTCATTTATTGAATGCTATGTACGATAAATTAGGAAGACCTAGACATTGCCCACATGGTGGGGTAATTCCTGATATGAGTGGACATTATAAAGAAGATAGTCATCGCTTATTGAATGATGCTGAAGATGGTGAAACCGTTGTAGTGGACCGTTTCATTGATAATCATGATTTATTAACCTACTTAGGTGATATCCAATTAGATATTGGTGATAAGCTAAAAGTAATTAAGCATTCACCATTTGAAGGACCGGTAACGGTACAAAACTTAACAGATAAACAACAAAGCGATATTAGTTATAAAGCTTCACATTACGTATTTATTCGTGAAGCTTAAGATAAGAACTGAATTGAGAAAATTCAGTTTTTTTATTACATATTAGAGAATGTTATAATTAAAACAATTTGAACGGCTTGAGGTGAGATAGTTGAATGAACGTAAATTAAGTAAACTGGTAGTAGAAACATGCCTATTAGCCGGTAAGATAATGATTGAAAACGGATCAGAAATGGTACGAGTAACGGATACTATTGATAGAATCTGTAAAAATGCGGGGGCAAAGGAAGCTCGTGCATACGTAACTTTAACCGGTATTATAATGTCTGCCAGTCCTGATACTGGAGCGCAGGTAATGTCGATTGATAAAAGAAGTTTCGATTTAGAAAAAGTATCTCGAGTAAACGATTATTCTCGCCAATTTGCTGCTAAAAAAATTACGTTAGGTCAGTTTTATCATTTACTAAAATGTATTGATCAACATGTGACTTTCTTTCCTTTTTGGTTACAACTACTGGGTGCCTTTATCGTAAGTTCAACGCTAGAAATAGTGTTTAGAAATAATTACTATGATTTCTGGGCAGCCGGAGTTATCGGAGTGATTGGTTGGTTAATTTATTCGGTAACTGATCGATACACTAATATTAGATTCTTGAATGAATTTATATCAGCCATTTGCATTGGCTTCGTTTCTATCTTTTTGATTAGAATTCATGTGGCCATCAGTGCGGATGATTTAATAGTGGGTGGTTTAATGCCACTAGTTCCTGGAGTGCCTATTACTAATGCGGTGCGTGATGTGTTATCGGGTAATTTAGTTTCAGGACCTTCTAGAGGAATTGAAGCTGTCATGAGCGCCTGTGCCTTAGGATTAGGTGTTGCCATGGCTATTAAAATTTTGGGGTGAGAGAATAATATGAGCTTAATCATTAATATAGTATGTGTATACGCAGCTACCATCGGTTTTGGTCTATTAATTAACTTACCTCGTCGTGCGTTGAATGTGGCTGGACTAGTTAGTTTAAGCGGATGGTTAGTTTATTATGTAGTAGACGTTCACTTGAGTAGCTATTTATTTGCGGATATTTTGGGAACTTTTACGGTAGGAATTTTAAGTATATTTGCATCTCGTTTTAAAAAGATGCCGGTTATTATTTTTAATATTCCTGCTTTAGTTCCATTAGTTCCAGGAGGCCAAGCTTATCAAGTAATGAAGTGTTTAGCTACTGGAAATTCAGCACTAGCTAAATCTAATTTGGTACAAGTTATATTTATTGCTGGTGGAATTGCCACTGGATTCTTATTCGCTGAATTCTTAAATCAGTTATATAATCGATTCAAATATTATGTAATACAAAAAAAGCACTGAGTTAAAACTCAGCGCTTTTTATTTTATCCGAAGAAGAAACTGATGATTAGAACGATTAATACGAAGGTAGTAATACCGACATATAACATATCGTGTTCTTTATAAAAGGAATAAATGGAAACGACTACTCGTAATACTGGAGTTAGGATTAAACAAAAGATTCCTAACATCATAATGGCATAAGGCTTGAAGTGAGCGATTCCGGAGAAAATTTCTTTAAAAGATGAAGGATGATAATTACCTGCGTAACCAGAATTACCGGTGATTAGAAATAATGCTAAACCGATAATCATGATGGCTGCTGAGATAATAACTCCTACACGAAGAATTTTTCCAATTACTAATTCAATACGGTTCATTTCTTCTGCAGTGGTAGGTTGATTGTTATTCATAATTTACCTCCTAAAATCCTTTGTATAGCATACTTATTCCGATGTAGAACATAACAGGAACAAAGCAAACACGAATCCATCTTGCAGGAAGTACTTGCATGATACGTGAACCTAAAGTAGCACCTAGTAAAATACCTAGTGCTAGAGGAACCGCAATGTAAGGTAATATAGATCCGTTAAAGAAGTAAACAGTAGCAGAAGCTGCAGCAGTAACTCCCATCATTAAATTACTAGTTGCACTGGAAGGCTTTAGTGGCATTTTCATAAAGGTATCCATGGCAATAACTTTGAATGCACCGGAACCAATACCTAATAGGCCGGAAGCTAATCCAGCACCGAACATAACTGATAAACCGCCGGGGATGTTTTCTACCCTGTAATCGACTTGTTTATGTTCAGCTTTGTCGTAGTAACTAGAATTTAGTCGAAGTTTCTTGGCTAATTTATCATCTTTAGTGCTTAAATTAGATTTGTTTTTATTCATTAACTTTTTAACCATGTTAAAAGCAGAGAATAAAATTAACAATCCAAATAGTATGTAAAGATACTTAGGTTCTAAGATACCAGTCAATAAAGCACCTGATAAAGCACCAATAGTAGTAGCAATTTCTAAAAACATAGCTACACGTAGGTTTAGAACTTCATCTTTTAAATAAGCAATAGTAGAACCTGAACTAGTAGCAATAACTACCACGATACTAGCTCCAATCGCATACTTAATGTCTAAGTGACATAGCAAAGTTAAGATAGGGGTTACAATAATTCCTCCACCTAGACCTAATATGGCACCTGCTATTCCAGCAAAGATACCAATAAAAATCATTAAAAGTACAGTTTCAATCATGTTGAAACCTCCTTATTTTTGAATATAGAATATATTATAGCAATTATTAGATTATATTCCTAAGATAAGACTAAAAAGTGTCCAGCTTTAATAGTTTAGCTATGTTATAATAAAATAAAAAATATAGGGGGATTATTGCGTTATGATAATCGACAAAGATCATGCCCGCGGATTTAGAATATTGGGTGGAGCTATTCTATCCTTATTCGTTACTATATCTGTAATGGCAGATTCTGGATATTTGAAATTTTTAGATTCCATTATTATCGGAGAAGTACAAAAATCACAAGGTGGTTTTAAAGAAGGCCTAATGCATTTATGCACTACTTTAGCTAGTCCTAAAATGGATATCTTTTGGATTTTACTAATGGCTTTCTTCCTATGGGGATTTAAACATAAGTTAGCTGCTTTATGGGCTATTTTCACTATCGTAGGTGGAGATGTAGTTGCGTTTATTATAAAGAACGTAGTTAGAAGAGATCGTCCATTCTTACATAGTGCTTCCGACACTGGTTTCAGTTTTCCAAGTGGACACGTATTCGGAATTTTCATTGTAATCTGTGTTATTTGGATTATTGTGGTTCCATTGATTAAGAGCAATAAGAGAAGATTAACCGTACAAATCTTAACTGTTATTTTCTTATTACTAGTTATGATTTCACGTGTATTCTTAAATGCTCACTACCCAACTGATACTATTGGTGCTGTATTAATCGCATACACTTGGGTACAAGTATCCGAAATCTTCTACGTTAAATACGCTAAAAGATTAAAAGCAAACTGGCGTCCGGTACGTCATTCATATCTATAAAAGAAAAACACTTTGTACAACATGTTAATGTTATGCAAAGTGTTTTTTATTATTTATTATTTAAAATTTCATCTAGCCAAGAGATGGCTAATGGGAACCATTCGGCAACACGAGCGTTATCGGAATCATCATTCCAAGCCGTGATGTGGTTAGCTAATGCCATGCCATGAGGTCCGTGATGGAAAATGTGTAATTCATTATCAATATGGTGTTTATTTAAACTGATAGAATAACGAAGTGCATTTTCCACAGGGACAAATGGATCATCTGCAGTATGCCAGATGAAGGTAGGAGCATTAGTTTCGTTAACGTGTTCATCTGCAGCGATTTGTTCAGAACGATTAATCCAATTTTGAATCTTTTCTGGTTCTTTAGGAAAACCACAATTTAAGTTAATCACAGGGTAGCTGAGGATAACTGCGTTGGGTTTTAAAATTTCTGAGTTATCCACCTGTGCATAACTCATTAACCAATCACTATCATAAAAGTCATTATATAAACTACAGATATGACCACCAATGGAAAAACCAGCAATAATAATTCGGTTAGGGTCAATATTTAGACGACTAGCATTTTTTCTAA
This genomic window contains:
- a CDS encoding metal-dependent transcriptional regulator, translated to MTPKKEDYLKIIFELGGTKDKVSNKRISISLDISPGSVTEMINKLVSENLVEHEPYTGVRLTAKGAKLAEGLVRKHRIWESFLVNELGYPLLDVDKEAEVLEHVTSSHLLNAMYDKLGRPRHCPHGGVIPDMSGHYKEDSHRLLNDAEDGETVVVDRFIDNHDLLTYLGDIQLDIGDKLKVIKHSPFEGPVTVQNLTDKQQSDISYKASHYVFIREA
- a CDS encoding threonine/serine exporter family protein translates to MNERKLSKLVVETCLLAGKIMIENGSEMVRVTDTIDRICKNAGAKEARAYVTLTGIIMSASPDTGAQVMSIDKRSFDLEKVSRVNDYSRQFAAKKITLGQFYHLLKCIDQHVTFFPFWLQLLGAFIVSSTLEIVFRNNYYDFWAAGVIGVIGWLIYSVTDRYTNIRFLNEFISAICIGFVSIFLIRIHVAISADDLIVGGLMPLVPGVPITNAVRDVLSGNLVSGPSRGIEAVMSACALGLGVAMAIKILG
- a CDS encoding threonine/serine exporter family protein, whose protein sequence is MSLIINIVCVYAATIGFGLLINLPRRALNVAGLVSLSGWLVYYVVDVHLSSYLFADILGTFTVGILSIFASRFKKMPVIIFNIPALVPLVPGGQAYQVMKCLATGNSALAKSNLVQVIFIAGGIATGFLFAEFLNQLYNRFKYYVIQKKH
- a CDS encoding DUF1634 domain-containing protein — its product is MNNNQPTTAEEMNRIELVIGKILRVGVIISAAIMIIGLALFLITGNSGYAGNYHPSSFKEIFSGIAHFKPYAIMMLGIFCLILTPVLRVVVSIYSFYKEHDMLYVGITTFVLIVLIISFFFG
- a CDS encoding sulfite exporter TauE/SafE family protein, translated to MIETVLLMIFIGIFAGIAGAILGLGGGIIVTPILTLLCHLDIKYAIGASIVVVIATSSGSTIAYLKDEVLNLRVAMFLEIATTIGALSGALLTGILEPKYLYILFGLLILFSAFNMVKKLMNKNKSNLSTKDDKLAKKLRLNSSYYDKAEHKQVDYRVENIPGGLSVMFGAGLASGLLGIGSGAFKVIAMDTFMKMPLKPSSATSNLMMGVTAAASATVYFFNGSILPYIAVPLALGILLGATLGSRIMQVLPARWIRVCFVPVMFYIGISMLYKGF
- a CDS encoding phosphatase PAP2 family protein → MIIDKDHARGFRILGGAILSLFVTISVMADSGYLKFLDSIIIGEVQKSQGGFKEGLMHLCTTLASPKMDIFWILLMAFFLWGFKHKLAALWAIFTIVGGDVVAFIIKNVVRRDRPFLHSASDTGFSFPSGHVFGIFIVICVIWIIVVPLIKSNKRRLTVQILTVIFLLLVMISRVFLNAHYPTDTIGAVLIAYTWVQVSEIFYVKYAKRLKANWRPVRHSYL
- a CDS encoding alpha/beta hydrolase, which produces MKIIRENIRENSSAFLQGYLKPGDAQTGNFKYPAVIVVPGGSYTHIPMVQAESIALNFSAQGYQSFYLRYTFEQEALPLLPHPLVELANSIKYIRKNASRLNIDPNRIIIAGFSIGGHICSLYNDFYDSDWLMSYAQVDNSEILKPNAVILSYPVINLNCGFPKEPEKIQNWINRSEQIAADEHVNETNAPTFIWHTADDPFVPVENALRYSISLNKHHIDNELHIFHHGPHGMALANHITAWNDDSDNARVAEWFPLAISWLDEILNNK